Proteins from one Brevibacillus humidisoli genomic window:
- a CDS encoding sugar ABC transporter substrate-binding protein, translating into MYVMGKKSAGILGLLLAVVLALTGCVSTPPTESQQPEQNSGQTAQSETPSKETGQGEKVLRVAFGMGETEWKLFHDEILPAFQQETGIKVEAIELKQEDLINNLTAQVESGNLTIDMFAQDVNSLSSLVTRGLVEDLSGYRDRIPDSVIPGMMEAAQFDGKLLFLPYRPNVEIAFYNQKKFEENGLTPPKTWDELLQVAEAFKQKTGQGRVAIKANLQIDNILHMFEFIKAAGGDPYQLNDDGSIQAFTFMQKLYPLLNEQSSTANWDTMNQYLEKDSVYLGQNWPFYIPQFHQNGKEEIQAYSGWAGPVKETHLLGGEVIGIPKGSAKIEEAIQFAEYLMSKPVQELLVSQLAWPAVRSDAYGLVQGYQKPYFEAIKSALDKAEPRGNVPYWADAEKVYLEAFQKAVIDGADVKTTLDEAAQKLEEIRNNQ; encoded by the coding sequence ATGTACGTGATGGGAAAAAAATCGGCAGGAATTCTCGGGTTGCTGCTAGCCGTCGTGCTTGCCTTGACCGGATGTGTCAGCACACCACCGACAGAGAGCCAGCAGCCGGAGCAAAACAGCGGACAGACCGCGCAGTCCGAAACACCGTCAAAGGAGACGGGTCAGGGAGAAAAGGTGCTGCGGGTTGCTTTTGGGATGGGGGAAACAGAATGGAAGCTGTTTCATGACGAGATCCTGCCTGCTTTTCAACAAGAAACAGGGATCAAAGTGGAAGCAATCGAGTTGAAGCAGGAAGACCTGATCAACAATCTGACGGCACAGGTGGAGTCCGGCAACCTGACGATCGACATGTTTGCCCAGGATGTCAACAGCCTGTCTAGCCTGGTGACGCGCGGATTGGTGGAAGATTTGTCCGGGTACCGCGACCGGATTCCCGACTCGGTCATCCCCGGGATGATGGAAGCCGCTCAGTTTGACGGGAAGCTGCTGTTTTTGCCATACCGGCCCAACGTGGAGATTGCTTTCTACAATCAGAAAAAGTTTGAAGAGAATGGTTTGACCCCTCCGAAGACATGGGATGAACTGCTGCAGGTGGCAGAAGCGTTTAAACAAAAGACCGGTCAGGGAAGGGTAGCGATCAAGGCGAATCTGCAGATCGACAACATTTTGCACATGTTTGAATTCATCAAGGCGGCCGGCGGCGATCCGTATCAGCTAAACGATGATGGGAGCATCCAGGCGTTTACCTTCATGCAAAAACTGTACCCGCTGCTAAATGAGCAGAGCTCTACGGCCAACTGGGATACGATGAACCAATATCTGGAGAAGGACAGCGTCTATCTGGGGCAAAACTGGCCGTTTTACATTCCGCAGTTCCATCAAAACGGCAAAGAGGAAATCCAGGCGTACAGCGGTTGGGCCGGACCGGTAAAAGAAACCCATCTGCTTGGCGGCGAGGTGATCGGGATCCCGAAAGGCTCGGCAAAGATTGAAGAAGCGATTCAGTTTGCCGAATACCTGATGTCCAAACCGGTGCAGGAACTGCTGGTCAGTCAGTTGGCATGGCCGGCTGTCCGTTCCGATGCCTACGGATTGGTGCAGGGTTACCAAAAGCCTTACTTTGAAGCGATCAAGAGTGCTCTGGACAAAGCGGAACCCCGCGGCAACGTGCCGTATTGGGCTGATGCGGAGAAAGTCTACCTGGAGGCGTTCCAGAAAGCGGTCATCGATGGAGCAGATGTGAAAACCACGCTGGATGAGGCGGCACAGAAACTGGAGGAGATCAGGAACAACCAGTAG
- a CDS encoding carbohydrate ABC transporter permease, whose amino-acid sequence MERYGQRSTWRNLLIIVLLVLFTLLMLLPVYILVKVSISEPEEVNTDHPTFLVHDATLEHWKSILMTDKKTESGQTIYQIAEGSYLLRTEDGDQLTLTPEDQFSINGVFRKVYLIDGPSVAVSLEELQKLREVSVTSKTFFGPETVRNLYAPLWKSFQVATLTTLFAILLAAPASYVISLMPKKVKYTVILSLLFTRMFPDVGIALPIATRFYEWQMIDTTTGLVMAHLIPNLPFLAWILVGTFDVIPRDLEKAALIDGANRMRALQRVILPIAAPGIGVGALFVWLNSWNEFIYARYLSSATSTLPIKIYEVITTGTFFSAAAYSTILTIPVIVITFYLQRYLQSGILSGAVK is encoded by the coding sequence GTGGAGCGATACGGGCAGCGGTCAACCTGGCGGAATCTCCTGATCATCGTATTGCTGGTCTTATTTACACTTCTGATGCTTCTCCCGGTCTACATATTGGTCAAAGTATCGATCAGCGAACCAGAGGAAGTGAATACGGATCACCCGACGTTTCTCGTGCACGATGCGACGCTGGAACACTGGAAAAGCATACTGATGACGGACAAGAAAACAGAGTCGGGTCAGACGATCTACCAGATCGCAGAGGGATCCTATCTGCTCCGGACGGAAGATGGCGACCAACTGACGCTCACCCCGGAGGATCAGTTTTCGATCAACGGCGTGTTCCGCAAAGTCTACTTGATTGATGGCCCCAGCGTGGCCGTGTCACTGGAGGAACTGCAAAAGCTGCGGGAGGTTAGTGTAACCAGCAAGACGTTTTTCGGGCCGGAGACGGTACGCAATCTGTACGCTCCACTGTGGAAAAGTTTTCAGGTAGCCACACTCACCACGCTGTTTGCTATCCTGCTGGCGGCTCCGGCCTCTTATGTGATTTCCCTGATGCCGAAAAAGGTGAAGTACACGGTGATTCTGTCGCTGTTGTTTACGCGGATGTTCCCTGACGTCGGAATTGCGCTGCCGATCGCCACCCGATTCTACGAATGGCAGATGATCGACACGACTACGGGACTGGTGATGGCCCATTTGATTCCCAACTTGCCGTTTTTGGCCTGGATACTGGTCGGTACGTTTGACGTCATCCCGCGTGATCTGGAGAAAGCGGCGCTGATCGATGGAGCGAACCGGATGAGGGCCCTGCAGCGGGTGATTTTGCCGATCGCGGCACCCGGCATCGGGGTGGGAGCGCTTTTTGTCTGGCTCAACTCCTGGAACGAGTTTATCTACGCCAGATATTTGTCCAGTGCGACCAGCACCTTGCCGATCAAAATCTATGAGGTGATTACGACGGGCACCTTCTTTTCGGCAGCCGCCTATTCCACGATTCTGACCATTCCGGTGATTGTGATCACCTTCTATCTGCAGCGTTATTTGCAGTCCGGTATTTTGTCCGGAGCTGTGAAATAA
- a CDS encoding carbohydrate ABC transporter permease, producing MPFYRKYWLEIVMCFPLLFYIFFFTLLPVLQTIMISFLDSRSQQFTLSHYQTLFSDINFDSALFNTLFITIVGIIVQIVIGLAIALLLKQKFASRGFFRTVMLVPMGVPTLVAGVTLLFIFGQTGYFNELLYRLGLIETQPFWLGGGLDTLLVIVVADMWKVLPLTILILLAGLESIPNDVYEAAAVDGASTRQVFWSVTLPLLKPSITMAVILRAIDSFRIFELPLVMASKNAPVLSTFAYEAFRRNQFGLSGAAATILLAIIIVFILLYLFFVERDDKGVS from the coding sequence ATGCCTTTTTACCGCAAGTACTGGCTGGAAATCGTCATGTGTTTCCCCTTGCTCTTTTACATTTTTTTCTTTACCCTGCTGCCCGTGCTGCAGACGATCATGATCAGCTTCCTTGATTCCCGGTCACAGCAATTTACATTGTCTCATTATCAGACCTTGTTTTCCGACATCAATTTTGACAGCGCTTTATTTAATACCCTGTTCATCACCATTGTCGGAATCATCGTGCAGATCGTGATCGGACTAGCGATCGCGCTGCTGCTCAAGCAAAAGTTTGCCAGCCGTGGTTTCTTTCGGACGGTGATGCTGGTGCCGATGGGGGTACCGACGCTGGTGGCGGGTGTGACCCTGCTGTTTATCTTTGGCCAGACCGGGTACTTTAACGAACTGCTGTACCGTCTAGGCTTGATTGAGACCCAGCCGTTTTGGCTGGGAGGCGGACTTGATACGCTACTCGTCATCGTCGTTGCGGATATGTGGAAAGTGCTGCCGCTCACCATCCTGATCCTGCTTGCCGGGCTGGAGAGCATCCCGAATGATGTGTACGAAGCGGCCGCGGTTGACGGGGCCAGCACGAGACAGGTCTTCTGGAGCGTTACTCTCCCTCTGTTGAAACCTTCGATTACCATGGCCGTGATCCTGCGAGCGATTGATTCATTTCGGATTTTTGAGCTGCCGCTGGTCATGGCTAGTAAAAATGCGCCGGTTCTTTCTACCTTTGCGTACGAAGCGTTTCGGCGCAACCAGTTTGGCTTGTCGGGCGCCGCAGCGACGATTCTGCTGGCGATCATTATCGTTTTCATCCTTCTCTACCTGTTCTTCGTCGAGCGTGACGACAAGGGGGTGTCGTAG
- a CDS encoding LacI family DNA-binding transcriptional regulator, whose amino-acid sequence MKNLTIKDVARRANVSIATVSRVINNKPWASEKAKEKVWQAIRELGYEPNALARGLVSGKSNTIGVLIPDVSNLFFAEVFRGMEDAVHERNSNVFICNTDSDKRRMLRYIKLLKEKQIEGVIFTSEEVTEEYFEALQQLHVPVVLVATTASRHELPVVKVDDHQAVYEAVTYLIQSGHREIGMISGPLDDAIAGSPRYHGYQAALADHRIPCKTENVVFGDYRFHSGRRAIRELLARNPGLTAVFASSDEMAIGAMVEACKMGIAIPEQLSVMGFDNVRLAEMSNPALTTVAQPLYEMGYRAVELLFELIDQYQIEGKIDWSGPTIKMNHQIVERESVKRRSL is encoded by the coding sequence ATGAAGAATCTGACGATAAAAGACGTGGCCAGACGCGCCAATGTATCCATTGCGACCGTATCTCGCGTCATCAACAACAAGCCTTGGGCCTCAGAAAAAGCCAAGGAGAAAGTGTGGCAGGCCATCCGCGAACTCGGCTATGAGCCCAATGCGTTGGCTCGGGGACTGGTAAGCGGCAAGTCCAATACGATAGGTGTATTAATCCCTGATGTCTCCAATCTCTTTTTTGCGGAAGTGTTTCGCGGCATGGAAGATGCCGTACATGAGCGGAACAGCAATGTCTTTATCTGCAACACCGACTCCGACAAAAGGCGGATGCTGCGCTATATCAAGCTGCTCAAGGAAAAACAGATCGAAGGCGTTATTTTTACCAGTGAAGAAGTGACAGAAGAATACTTTGAAGCCCTGCAACAGCTTCATGTTCCGGTCGTATTGGTAGCTACCACCGCCTCCCGGCATGAGCTGCCTGTCGTCAAGGTGGATGATCATCAGGCGGTGTATGAAGCGGTCACCTATCTGATCCAATCCGGCCATAGAGAGATTGGCATGATCAGCGGCCCGCTGGACGATGCGATCGCCGGTTCTCCCCGCTATCATGGCTATCAGGCTGCGCTGGCCGATCATCGCATCCCCTGCAAGACAGAGAACGTGGTATTTGGCGACTATCGATTTCACAGCGGACGCCGTGCGATTCGGGAGCTGCTGGCGAGAAACCCTGGGCTTACGGCTGTATTTGCCAGCAGCGACGAGATGGCGATCGGTGCGATGGTAGAAGCGTGCAAGATGGGGATCGCCATCCCCGAACAACTGTCGGTGATGGGTTTTGACAACGTCCGTCTAGCCGAGATGTCCAATCCGGCCCTGACGACAGTGGCGCAACCTTTGTACGAAATGGGCTACAGAGCTGTCGAACTGCTGTTTGAACTGATCGATCAATACCAGATCGAGGGCAAGATCGATTGGAGCGGCCCGACAATCAAAATGAACCATCAGATCGTGGAGAGGGAATCTGTAAAACGAAGAAGCCTGTAA
- a CDS encoding DsbA family oxidoreductase, producing the protein MRVEIWSDFVCPFCYIGKRRFEAALEQFAHKQDVDVIYRSFELDPEAKRDANQNAHEMLAAKYGISLEQAKAMNDQMTVQARDVGLTYHFDTTIATNTFDAHRLSHFAARHGKMLNMTERLLKAYFTESKHIGDHQTLADLAAEVGLDANEAAKMLASDEYRQEVQRDEQEAVQLGIRGVPFFVINRKYAISGAQPSEVFLEALQKAWEEKSKLTVLNDADDSASDAACADGACTPSSDKE; encoded by the coding sequence ATGAGAGTTGAAATCTGGTCTGATTTTGTCTGTCCCTTTTGTTACATTGGAAAGCGTCGGTTTGAAGCTGCCCTTGAGCAGTTTGCCCACAAACAGGATGTGGATGTCATCTACCGGAGCTTTGAGCTTGACCCCGAAGCAAAACGGGATGCAAACCAAAATGCTCACGAGATGCTGGCAGCCAAGTACGGCATCAGTCTTGAACAGGCCAAAGCGATGAATGATCAAATGACAGTTCAAGCACGGGATGTCGGTCTGACGTATCACTTTGATACGACGATTGCAACCAACACATTTGATGCACACCGCCTGTCGCATTTTGCCGCTCGGCATGGCAAAATGCTCAACATGACGGAGCGGTTGCTAAAAGCCTATTTTACCGAATCTAAGCATATCGGAGATCATCAGACATTAGCCGATCTGGCTGCAGAAGTTGGGCTTGACGCTAACGAGGCAGCCAAGATGCTCGCAAGCGACGAATACAGGCAGGAAGTGCAGCGCGACGAGCAAGAAGCTGTCCAGCTTGGCATTCGCGGGGTTCCGTTTTTCGTCATCAACCGAAAATACGCCATATCCGGTGCGCAGCCGAGTGAGGTTTTCCTGGAAGCATTGCAGAAAGCGTGGGAGGAAAAAAGCAAGCTGACCGTGCTGAATGACGCGGATGATTCTGCGTCAGATGCTGCTTGTGCCGATGGCGCATGCACCCCTTCCAGCGACAAAGAGTAA
- a CDS encoding ATP-binding cassette domain-containing protein: MLSVRLQKRLPHFLLDLQFEMNEQIFVLFGPSGSGKTTVLNCLAGLTHPDGGWIRLNGESFYEEGGKPLPPQRRKIGYLVQEYALFPHMTVERNIAYGIRRQHKESAWQQIEPLLQVLGIKHLLHCYPQQISGGEKQRVALARALATQPALLLLDEPLSALDQETREQCQQELLRIHDMWRIPFLVVTHDREEAEKLGQTILFMEKGTIQRVRQNEVKPADRAETEVK; the protein is encoded by the coding sequence ATGTTGTCAGTCCGGCTTCAAAAGAGATTGCCACACTTTCTGCTAGACCTTCAATTCGAGATGAACGAGCAAATCTTCGTCTTGTTTGGCCCCTCCGGATCAGGCAAGACCACGGTGTTAAACTGCCTGGCTGGGCTGACCCATCCCGATGGCGGCTGGATTCGACTTAATGGAGAGTCGTTTTACGAAGAGGGCGGCAAGCCTCTCCCTCCACAGCGGCGGAAGATCGGTTATCTCGTACAAGAGTATGCGCTGTTTCCGCATATGACGGTTGAACGCAATATCGCTTATGGCATCAGGCGGCAGCATAAGGAGTCCGCTTGGCAGCAAATCGAGCCGCTGCTGCAGGTGCTGGGCATCAAGCACCTGCTCCACTGTTATCCGCAGCAGATATCCGGGGGAGAGAAACAGCGAGTCGCCCTAGCCAGAGCTTTAGCCACACAACCCGCTTTGCTGTTGCTGGACGAGCCGTTGTCAGCGCTGGATCAAGAGACTCGTGAGCAGTGCCAGCAGGAACTGCTGCGCATTCACGACATGTGGCGCATCCCGTTCTTGGTCGTCACGCACGACCGGGAGGAGGCAGAGAAACTAGGTCAGACGATTTTATTCATGGAAAAAGGCACGATACAAAGGGTACGGCAGAATGAGGTAAAACCAGCCGACCGAGCTGAGACCGAGGTCAAATGA
- the modB gene encoding molybdate ABC transporter permease subunit: MEAANLSPLLLSLRVACLATLIVFSAGILLARLLVRRTFPGKSVLESLFLLPLVLPPTVIGFGLLMLFGKNGVIGHWLLEWFGIQVVFSWWGAVIASVVVAFPLMYQSAAAAFATVEPKLEQVARTMGASEWRLFWTISFPLAWPGLLAGLVLSFARALGEFGATLMLAGNIPGRTDTVPLAIYSAVEAGRMEEATFWVVTIVALGFSSVMWLNWWSRRNMGRYRDEH; the protein is encoded by the coding sequence ATGGAAGCAGCCAATCTTTCTCCGTTGTTATTGTCTCTGAGAGTGGCCTGCCTGGCTACTCTGATCGTTTTCTCAGCCGGTATTCTCTTGGCTCGTCTGTTGGTGCGCCGCACCTTTCCGGGGAAGTCCGTTCTGGAATCACTTTTTTTGCTGCCGCTGGTGCTGCCTCCGACGGTGATTGGCTTCGGTTTGCTTATGCTGTTTGGCAAAAACGGAGTCATCGGTCATTGGCTGCTGGAGTGGTTCGGCATTCAGGTCGTCTTTTCGTGGTGGGGGGCGGTGATCGCTTCTGTGGTTGTCGCCTTTCCTTTGATGTACCAGAGTGCTGCCGCTGCCTTTGCGACAGTGGAGCCAAAGTTGGAACAGGTGGCTCGAACGATGGGAGCATCGGAATGGCGGCTGTTCTGGACGATTTCGTTTCCGCTGGCCTGGCCGGGGCTGCTGGCAGGGCTAGTGCTTTCTTTTGCGCGGGCGCTGGGGGAGTTTGGCGCTACCTTGATGCTTGCGGGCAACATACCGGGCAGAACGGATACTGTGCCGCTTGCTATCTACTCTGCCGTGGAAGCGGGACGGATGGAAGAGGCGACGTTTTGGGTGGTGACGATTGTCGCGCTTGGGTTTAGCTCGGTGATGTGGTTAAACTGGTGGAGTAGACGGAACATGGGACGTTATCGTGACGAGCATTGA
- the modA gene encoding molybdate ABC transporter substrate-binding protein: MKGSRGAYILTVMLLLVTLTACSAMQPVASTGGEGTSSDSPKTELVVSAAASLTDAMNELKGTFEQEHPQISLVFNFGSSGKLARQIEQGAPSDLFLSASQKDMDTLDEKQLIDKDSRVDFAANRLVLIAAVDSPLPFSSIEQIDPEQFQHLAIGEPEIVPAGRYAKDVLQSVQLWVPLQEKLVLGSDVRQVLTYVATGNAELGIVYASDATIADGVKVLAAAKQEWHQPIVYPAAIVSSSAHRPEAELFLDYLTSEAGKAALKKYGFE; this comes from the coding sequence ATGAAGGGAAGCAGGGGGGCTTACATACTAACGGTGATGCTGCTGTTGGTCACGCTGACAGCATGTTCTGCCATGCAGCCTGTTGCTTCTACAGGAGGTGAAGGGACGTCTTCTGATTCTCCCAAGACAGAGCTTGTCGTCTCCGCTGCAGCCAGTCTGACCGACGCGATGAACGAGTTGAAGGGAACATTTGAGCAAGAGCATCCGCAGATTAGCCTCGTTTTCAACTTTGGGAGTTCGGGGAAGCTGGCCAGACAGATCGAGCAGGGCGCGCCAAGCGATCTGTTTTTGTCTGCGAGCCAAAAGGATATGGATACCTTGGACGAGAAGCAACTGATAGACAAGGATTCCAGGGTGGATTTCGCGGCCAATCGTCTCGTCCTGATTGCGGCTGTGGACAGTCCACTCCCCTTTTCTTCGATCGAGCAGATTGATCCGGAGCAATTCCAACACCTTGCGATCGGTGAGCCGGAAATCGTTCCGGCCGGCAGGTATGCCAAGGACGTGCTTCAATCTGTCCAGTTATGGGTACCACTGCAGGAAAAACTGGTACTCGGCTCCGATGTTCGGCAGGTGCTGACGTATGTGGCGACCGGAAACGCCGAACTGGGCATCGTCTATGCCAGCGATGCAACGATTGCTGATGGGGTGAAGGTGCTGGCCGCTGCTAAGCAGGAGTGGCATCAGCCGATCGTCTATCCGGCTGCGATCGTAAGTTCGTCTGCTCACCGCCCGGAGGCGGAGCTGTTCCTCGACTACCTGACGAGTGAAGCAGGAAAGGCAGCCCTTAAGAAATACGGTTTTGAATAG
- a CDS encoding helix-turn-helix transcriptional regulator produces MIKEVSYTTEEVARLLRVSKLTVYDLIKKGELVAYRVGRQMRIDAADLDAYKSRAKKGPAESLPSSEKQDGAVGTVSLPANQRPLVISGQDMALDILARHVEARDSNSQPLRSQLGSLNGLIAMYQGACEVASTHLYDADTEEYNLPYIRKLLSGHRYLVVNLAFRHAGFYVAKGNPKAIGDWRDLGHPDIRMINREKGSGIRVLVDEQLRVHKLDASRIIGYDQEETNHLGVAGAVANGRADAGVGIEKAAYVVGVDFVPLIKERYDLVLLKKPDNAARIELLLDILRSKRFQNEIASIGGYDLSLTGSVLLET; encoded by the coding sequence ATGATCAAGGAGGTCTCCTATACGACAGAAGAGGTAGCCCGCTTGTTGCGGGTTTCCAAGCTGACCGTATACGATTTGATCAAAAAAGGGGAGTTGGTTGCCTACCGGGTGGGAAGACAGATGCGGATTGACGCAGCCGATCTAGACGCTTACAAGTCACGTGCCAAAAAGGGGCCTGCTGAATCCCTCCCCTCCAGCGAGAAACAGGATGGGGCGGTCGGCACCGTATCCCTGCCGGCGAACCAGCGCCCACTGGTGATCAGCGGACAGGATATGGCTCTGGACATCCTCGCCCGTCACGTGGAAGCCCGGGACAGCAATAGCCAACCATTACGCTCCCAACTGGGCAGTCTCAACGGCCTGATTGCGATGTACCAGGGAGCCTGCGAGGTGGCCAGCACACATCTGTATGATGCCGATACGGAAGAGTACAACCTGCCGTACATTCGCAAGTTGTTGAGCGGACATCGCTACTTGGTGGTTAATCTCGCCTTTCGTCACGCCGGATTTTACGTGGCGAAAGGAAATCCGAAAGCGATTGGTGACTGGCGTGATCTGGGGCACCCTGACATCAGGATGATCAATCGGGAGAAGGGGTCGGGGATTCGCGTCCTCGTTGACGAACAGCTTCGCGTCCATAAACTGGATGCTTCTCGGATCATCGGATACGATCAAGAAGAGACGAACCACTTGGGAGTGGCCGGAGCCGTTGCCAACGGCCGGGCCGATGCAGGAGTGGGGATTGAAAAGGCGGCGTATGTCGTTGGCGTCGATTTTGTGCCGCTGATCAAGGAGCGGTATGACCTGGTTTTATTGAAGAAGCCCGACAACGCTGCGCGGATCGAGCTTCTCCTCGACATTTTGCGATCCAAGCGCTTCCAAAACGAAATCGCCTCGATCGGCGGCTACGATTTGTCTTTGACCGGCAGTGTATTATTGGAGACGTGA
- a CDS encoding amidohydrolase, translating to MMQKRIAQQIQQIKKQIIHWRRDFHQYPEAGWTEFRTASVIASVLGELGFSVKLGREVVSAESRMGVPDQESLAKARQRALEEGADPSLVEQMEDGLTGVVGIWDTGRPGPSIAFRFDIDALEIMEERSSEHLPSQQGFCSRYDGLMHACGHDGHAAIGLGLAHLIAGLPQELSGTVKLIFQPAEEGARGAKAMVDAGVVDDVDYLFAGHLGMTARTNSQVVCSVTQLFASTKMDVHLEGIPAHAAFAPHEGRNALMAAATMAVQLQGISRHGGGASRINVGMLQAGEGRNIIPSRASLKLETRGANNEVNQYMTDEAIRIIRSVAHMYGVKERIELVGQSISAPCDPELITLVQDAANAVEGVAEVLESMPFRASEDAAYLMEAVQKRGGMATYLLFGTELAAGHHHYAFDFNEETLPLAVEVYANLLVRLIGQSSHVSNNTLPVKDKS from the coding sequence ATGATGCAAAAACGAATTGCGCAGCAGATACAACAGATCAAAAAACAGATCATCCACTGGCGAAGGGACTTTCACCAATACCCGGAAGCGGGATGGACAGAGTTTCGCACAGCATCCGTGATCGCCTCTGTTTTAGGCGAACTCGGCTTCTCCGTCAAACTGGGCCGCGAGGTAGTGAGTGCGGAGTCCAGAATGGGTGTGCCGGATCAGGAATCATTGGCAAAAGCGAGACAGCGGGCGCTGGAAGAGGGAGCAGACCCGTCGCTAGTTGAGCAGATGGAAGATGGCCTTACCGGTGTTGTGGGCATCTGGGACACAGGACGCCCTGGACCCTCGATCGCTTTTCGCTTTGATATTGATGCGCTGGAGATTATGGAAGAGCGGAGCAGCGAGCACCTGCCTTCGCAGCAAGGATTCTGCTCCCGCTACGATGGTCTGATGCATGCCTGCGGCCACGACGGGCACGCGGCGATTGGGCTTGGCTTGGCCCACTTGATCGCTGGCCTGCCACAAGAGCTCAGCGGGACTGTCAAGCTGATCTTCCAACCGGCAGAGGAGGGAGCAAGAGGGGCAAAAGCAATGGTTGATGCCGGAGTGGTCGATGACGTGGACTATCTGTTTGCCGGCCACCTCGGCATGACCGCCCGTACAAACAGCCAGGTCGTCTGCAGTGTCACGCAGTTATTTGCTTCAACCAAAATGGATGTTCATCTAGAGGGGATACCCGCCCATGCCGCTTTTGCCCCGCATGAGGGAAGAAATGCTCTGATGGCGGCGGCTACTATGGCTGTGCAGCTGCAGGGGATTTCCCGTCACGGCGGCGGAGCGTCGCGGATCAATGTAGGCATGCTGCAGGCAGGCGAAGGGCGAAACATCATTCCTTCCCGCGCCAGTCTAAAGTTGGAGACGCGCGGGGCCAACAATGAAGTGAATCAGTACATGACGGATGAAGCGATTCGCATCATTCGATCCGTCGCTCACATGTACGGTGTGAAAGAGCGGATTGAACTGGTCGGTCAATCGATCTCCGCTCCCTGTGACCCGGAGCTGATCACCCTCGTCCAGGATGCAGCCAATGCCGTCGAGGGAGTGGCAGAGGTGTTGGAATCGATGCCATTTCGCGCTTCAGAGGATGCGGCCTACTTGATGGAAGCGGTACAGAAGCGGGGGGGAATGGCGACGTATCTCTTGTTTGGGACGGAGCTAGCAGCCGGTCATCACCACTATGCATTTGATTTCAACGAAGAGACCCTGCCGCTCGCGGTTGAGGTATACGCCAATCTGCTGGTAAGACTGATCGGGCAGAGCAGTCACGTCTCCAATAATACACTGCCGGTCAAAGACAAATCGTAG